In one window of Camelina sativa cultivar DH55 chromosome 15, Cs, whole genome shotgun sequence DNA:
- the LOC104744334 gene encoding uncharacterized protein LOC104744334 isoform X2 → MNHCNLQQNAFIMSRDESRGFVSPIFCDPMDSVVCPKPRRPVHPLRLHYSQSGAADACDSKAGEDLLDIIRRKEESGSFVASSHPFFLGSPPSRAANPLTQDARFGDEKLNPISPSLSPLLSSSSRVKGGGCGRVKYGVKPATVRVEGFDCLNRDRQNSSISAMA, encoded by the exons ATGAATCATTGTAACCTTCAGCAGAACGCCTTCATCATGTCTCGTGACGAATCCAGAGGTTTTGTTTCTCCCATCTTTTGTGATCCTATGGACTCTGTTGTTTGTCCTAAGCCACGTCGCCCTGTTCACCCCCTTAGGTTACATTATAG TCAATCAGGAGCTGCTGATGCATGTGATTCTAAAGCCGGGGAAGACCTTTTGGACATAATTCGTAGAAAG GAGGAATCAGGATCCTTTGTAGCTTCATCACACCCATTTTTTCTTGGCTCTCCCCCGAGTAGAGCAGCGAACCCTTTAACTCAAGATGCACGCTTTGGAGATGAGAAACTCAACCCTATCTCACCCTCACTCTCCCCTCttctttcatcttcatctcGTGTCAAAGGAGGAGGTTGTGGTAGAGTGAAGTATGGTGTGAAACCAGCAACTGTTAGAGTAGAAGGGTTTGATTGCTTGAACAGAGACCGCCAAAACTCAAGCATCTCTGCCATGgcctag
- the LOC104744339 gene encoding putative Delta(7)-sterol-C5(6)-desaturase 2 yields MAAANHNPFVNETSFYNQMVLSHLLPSSLWEPLPHFLQTWLRNYLAANMLYFISGFLWCFYIYYVKLNVYVPKESIPTRKTMIKHISVAMKAMPWQSLLPTVTEYMVEHGWTLCYSTVDHFNWFLCFLYIALYLALVEFGVYFIHKELHDNKFLYKHLHATHHIYNKQKTISPFSAYAFHPLDGIIQSLPHVISLFIVPIHLRSHLILLFLEGLWTANIHDCIHGDIWPVMGAGYHTVHHKTYKHNYGHYTIYMDWMFGSLKAPLAEEEDSFKEK; encoded by the exons ATGGCGGCGGCAAATCATAACCCCTTCGTCAATGAGACCTCTTTTTACAATCAAATGGTTCTGAGTCACCTTTTGCCTTCGAGTCTGTGGGAACCTTTACCACATTTCCTCCAGACATGGCTCCGGAATTACCTCGCCGCAAACATGCTCTACTTCATCTCCGGCTTCCTCTGGTGCTTCTACATCTACTACGTTAAACTCAACGTTTACGTCCCCAAAG AATCTATCCCTACAAGAAAGACAATGATTAAGCATATATCTGTGGCAATGAAGGCTATGCCTTGGCAAAGTCTTCTTCCAACTGTCACTGAGTATATGGTCGAACATGGTTGGACCTTATGTTACTCTACAGTTGACCATTTCAACTggttcctctgtttcctctacATAGCTCTCTATCTTGCTTTAGTTGAGTTTGGGGTTTATTTTATTCACAAAGAGCTTCATGACAATAAATTTCTCTATAAACATCTCCATGCGACCCATCACATCTACAACAAGCAAAAGACAATCTCTCCATTTTCTG CGTACGCATTCCACCCGTTGGACGGGATAATTCAGTCACTACCGCACGTGATATCGCTGTTCATCGTGCCCATTCATCTCAGATCACACCTGATTCTTCTGTTTTTGGAAGGGTTATGGACAGCAAACATCCATGACTGCATCCACGGCGACATCTGGCCAGTAATGGGTGCTGGATACCATACCGTACACCACAAGACATACAAGCATAACTATGGTCACTACACCATATATATGGATTGGATGTTTGGCTCTCTTAAGGCTCCtttagcagaagaagaagacagtttCAAGGAGAAATAA
- the LOC104744338 gene encoding delta(7)-sterol-C5(6)-desaturase 1 isoform X1: MAAVENAYLMQFVDETSFYNRIVLSHLLPANLWEPLPHFPQTWLRNFLAGTLLYFISGFLWCFYIYYLKINVYLPKDAIPTMKAMRLQMYVAMKSMPWYTLLPTVSEYMIEHGWTKCYSRLGEFGWILYFVYIAIYLVFVEFGIYWMHRELHDIKPLYKLLHATHHIYNKQNTLSPFAGLAFHPVDGILQAIPHVIALFIVPIHFTTHIGLLFIEAIWTANIHDCIHGNIWPIMGAGYHTIHHTTYKHNYGHYTIWMDWMFGSLKDPLLEEDDNKDSSKKAK; the protein is encoded by the exons ATGGCGGCGGTGGAGAATGCGTATCTGATGCAGTTTGTGGACGAAACCTCTTTTTACAACCGGATCGTTTTGAGCCATCTTTTGCCGGCGAATCTTTGGGAACCTTTGCCTCATTTTCCCCAGACGTGGCTCCGTAATTTCCTCGCCGGAACCCTACTCTACTTCATCTCTGGCTTTCTCTGGTGCTTCTACATCTATTACCTTAAAATTAACGTTTACCTTCCCAAAG atGCCATTCCTACAATGAAGGCTATGCGTTTGCAAATGTATGTGGCAATGAAGTCTATGCCGTGGTACACTCTTCTTCCAACTGTCTCTGAGTATATGATCGAGCATGGTTGGACTAAATGCTACTCTAGACTAGGCGAATTCGGCTGGATCCTCTATTTTGTTTACATTGCCATCTATCTTGTTTTCGTTGAGTTTGGTATTTATTGGATGCACAGAGAGCTTCATGACATTAAGCCTCTTTATAAGCTTCTCCATGCCACCCATCATATCTACAACAAGCAAAATACACTCTCTCCTTTTGCCG gGCTTGCGTTTCACCCAGTAGACGGGATACTTCAGGCTATACCGCATGTGATAGCTCTGTTTATAGTGCCAATACATTTCACAACCCATATAGGTCTTTTGTTTATAGAAGCTATATGGACAGCGAACATCCATGACTGCATCCACGGAAACATCTGGCCTATAATGGGTGCAGGATACCATACGATACACCACACGACGTACAAGCATAACTATGGTCATTATACCATATGGATGGATTGGATGTTTGGCTCTCTTAAGGATCCTCTCttagaagaagatgacaacAAAGACAGCTCCAAGAAAGCAAAGTGA
- the LOC104744334 gene encoding uncharacterized protein LOC104744334 isoform X1, whose translation MSYQIRRSSVDKSGSKMNHCNLQQNAFIMSRDESRGFVSPIFCDPMDSVVCPKPRRPVHPLRLHYSQSGAADACDSKAGEDLLDIIRRKEESGSFVASSHPFFLGSPPSRAANPLTQDARFGDEKLNPISPSLSPLLSSSSRVKGGGCGRVKYGVKPATVRVEGFDCLNRDRQNSSISAMA comes from the exons ATGAGTTATCAG ATTAGGCGTTCTTCTGTGGATAAAAGTGGTTCGAAGATGAATCATTGTAACCTTCAGCAGAACGCCTTCATCATGTCTCGTGACGAATCCAGAGGTTTTGTTTCTCCCATCTTTTGTGATCCTATGGACTCTGTTGTTTGTCCTAAGCCACGTCGCCCTGTTCACCCCCTTAGGTTACATTATAG TCAATCAGGAGCTGCTGATGCATGTGATTCTAAAGCCGGGGAAGACCTTTTGGACATAATTCGTAGAAAG GAGGAATCAGGATCCTTTGTAGCTTCATCACACCCATTTTTTCTTGGCTCTCCCCCGAGTAGAGCAGCGAACCCTTTAACTCAAGATGCACGCTTTGGAGATGAGAAACTCAACCCTATCTCACCCTCACTCTCCCCTCttctttcatcttcatctcGTGTCAAAGGAGGAGGTTGTGGTAGAGTGAAGTATGGTGTGAAACCAGCAACTGTTAGAGTAGAAGGGTTTGATTGCTTGAACAGAGACCGCCAAAACTCAAGCATCTCTGCCATGgcctag
- the LOC104744332 gene encoding ubiquitin receptor RAD23c, which produces MKIFVKTLKGTHFEIEVKPEDSVADVKKNIETVQGADVYPAAKLMLIHQGKVLKDETTIEENKVAENSFIVIMMAKSKPASTGASSASAGTPQAKSIPPSTSQPSVSTQTAASVATPVAPAPTRPPPPAPTPVPTPAPVAATATETETVTVPEPVPATIPESTPAADSAPVGSQGDVYGQAASNLAAGSNLDSTIQQILDMGGGTWDRDTVVRALHAAFNNPERAVEYLYSGIPEQAEVPVFRAPASGGQPGNPPAQTQQPAAAPASGPNANPLDLFPQGLPNVGGNPGAGTLDFLRNSQQFQALRAMVQANPQVLQPMLQELGKQNPNLMRLIQDHQADFLRLINEPVEGGGESGNILGQLAAEMPQPQAIQVTPEEREAIERLEAMGFERALVLEVFFACNKNEELAANYLLDHMHEFEE; this is translated from the exons ATGAAGATATTTGTGAAAACTCTCAAGGGGACTCACTTCGAGATCGAAGTTAAACCCGAGGATTCG GTTGCTGATGTGAAGAAGAACATAGAGACTGTACAGGGTGCAGATGTATATCCTGCTGCGAAACTGATGCTTATTCACCAAGGTAAAGTGCTTAAAGATGAGACAACAATTGAGGAGAACAAAGTTGCTGAGAACAGTTTTATTGTCATTATGATGGCCAAG AGTAAACCTGCTTCAACTGGAGCATCTAGTGCATCTGCTGGCACACCGCAG GCCAAGTCGATACCTCCCTCAACATCACAGCCTTCAGTTTCTACTCAGACTGCGGCTTCTGTAGCAAC ACCAGTGGCCCCTGCACCGACACGTCCGCCACCACCTGCACCGACACCGGTACCCACACCTGCACCTGTAGCTGCAACTGcaactgaaactgaaactgtGACTGTACCTGAACCTGTGCCTGCTACTATACCGGAAAGCACTCCTGCAGCAGACTCAGCTCCTGTGGG AAGTCAAGGTGATGTTTACGGACAAGCAGCATCAAATCTAGCCGCTGGAAGTAATTTAGACAGTACCATTCAGCAAATACTTGACATGGGTGGAGGAACCTGGGATCGTGACACTGTTGTTCGTGCACTCCATGCTGCATTTAATAACCCTGAAAGGGCTGTGGAATATCTTTACTCT GGGATCCCTGAGCAAGCTGAAGTTCCAGTTTTCCGTGCTCCAGCTAGTGGTGGACAGCCAGGAAATCCTCCAGCACAGACTCAGCAACCCGCAGCAGCACCCGCAAGTGGTCCTAATGCAAATCCGTTAGATCTCTTCCCACAG GGCTTGCCAAATGTTGGCGGAAATCCTGGTGCCGGAACACTTGACTTCCTGCGCAACAGCCAACAG TTCCAAGCTCTGCGAGCAATGGTGCAAGCAAACCCTCAAGTTCTGCAG CCTATGCTTCAGGAACTGGGAAAGCAAAACCCAAACTTGATGCGGTTGATTCAAGATCACCAGGCTGACTTCTTACGCTTAATAAATGAACCTGTTGAAGGAGGGGGTGAAAG TGGCAATATCCTTGGCCAATTGGCGGCGGAGATGCCACAGCCACAGGCGATTCAAGTCACACCTGAGGAACGCGAAGCAATTGAACGG CTTGAAGCAATGGGATTCGAGAGAGCACTGGTATTGGAAGTGTTCTTTGCGTGCAACAAGAACGAAGAGTTGGCTGCAAACTATCTTTTAGATCACATGCATGAGTTCGAGGAATAA
- the LOC109129045 gene encoding uncharacterized protein LOC109129045 has product MVKQKKKMTVRNASPESDYSPMKTRAGSSHPADDDIALTPHPKFAAVRGRSTTISEEIESYSNAHSPFFLHASDHPGLSIVSHTLDGSNYNNWSIAMRMSLDAKNKISFVDGSLPRPEIDSQIFKIWSRCNNMVKAWILNVVNQEIYDSILYYDDAAEMWNDLFLRFRVSNLPRKYQLEQAISTLKQGNLDLSAYYTKKKTLWEQLANTKLTTVKRCNCDHVKELMEEAETSKIIQFLMGLNDNFANIRGQILNMKPRPSLTEIYNMLDQDESQRIVGGSTMSNLPNPVAFQVQSNSVPDQSKVFLAHNGFQKPKCSHCHKVGHTADKCYKLHGFPPGFGSKWKKPQTIGTTNLAATQYQSQIDQKENVESTSSHLYCNNNHTS; this is encoded by the exons ATggtgaaacagaagaagaagatgactgtTCGCAACGCTTCACCGGAGTCGGATTACTCACCGATGAAGACTCGAGCTGGATCCTCACATCCAGCGGACGATGACATCGCGTTGACACCACATCCGAAATTTGCGGCGGTTCGCGGCAGATCCACCACAATTTCTGAAGAAATTGAGTCGTACAGCAACGCTCATAGTCCTTTCTTCTTACACGCATCGGATCACCCAGGTCTTTCCATAGTCTCACATACTCTTGATGGATCGAACTATAACAACTGGTCTATTGCTATGCGTATGAGTCTCGATGCTAAGAACAAGATTAGTTTTGTTGATGGTTCATTACCTAGGCCAGAGATAGATAGTCAAATATTCAAGATATGGAGTCGCTGCAACAATATGGTTAAGGCTTGGATTCTGAATGTTGTCAATCAGGAGATATACGATAGTATATTATACTATGATGATGCTGCTGAAATGTGGAATGACTTGTTTTTGAGGTTTAGAGTCAGTAATCTTCCAAGGAAATATCAGCTTGAACAGGCAATCAGCACACTGAAACAGGGAAACTTGGATTTGTCAGCCTATTACACCAAGAAGAAAACACTTTGGGAACAATTGGCAAATACCAAGCTAACTACTGTGAAGAGGTGTAACTGCGACCATGTCAAGGAGTTGATGGAAGAAGCTGAGACAAGCAAGATCATTCAGTTTCTTATGGGACTGAATGATAATTTTGCCAATATACGTGGTCAGATTCTGAATATGAAGCCAAGGCCAAGTCTGACAGAGATATATAATATGCTTGATCAAGATGAGAGTCAGCGGATTGTGGGAGGATCAACAATGAGTAATCTCCCTAATCCAGTTGCTTTCCAAGTTCAATCAAACTCTGTTCCAGACCAGTCAAAAGTGTTCTTAGCACACAATGGTTTTCAGAAACCGAAATGTTCCCATTGCCATAAGGTTGGCCATACTGCAGATAAGTGTTACAAGCTCCATGGTTTTCCTCCGGGATTTGGTTCTAAGTGGAAGAAACCTCAAACCATTGGGACTACAAACCTTGCTGCTACACAATATCAATCTCAGATTGATCAGAAGGAGAATGTGGAGTCTACTT CTTCACACCTCTACTGCAACAACAACCACACCTCCTAA
- the LOC104744336 gene encoding 40S ribosomal protein S7-2-like, protein MFSAQNKIHKDKGVAPTEFEEQVAQAFFDLENTNQELKSELKDLYINQAVPMDISGNRKAVVIFVPFRLRKAFRKIHLRLVRELEKKFSGKDVVFVATRRIMRPPKKGSAAQRPRNRTLTSVHEAMLEDVAYPAEIVGKRTRYRLDGTKITKVYLDIKQKNDTEYKLETMIGVYRRLTGRDVVFEYPTEA, encoded by the exons ATGTTTTCCGCTCAGAACAAGATCCATAAGGATAAGGGTGTGGCACCAACTGAGTTTGAAGAGCAAGTTGCTCAG GCTTTCTTTGACTTGGAGAATACCAACCAGGAACTGAAAAGCGAGTTGAAAGATCTCTACATCAACCAAGCAGT GCCCATGGATATTTCTGGCAATCGCAAGGCTGTTGTGATCTTTGTTCCGTTCAGACTGAGGAAAGCTTTCCGTAAGATTCATCTCCGTCTTGTCAGAGAGCTTGAGAAGAAGTTCAGTGGAAAGGATGTCGTCTTTGTTGCTACCAGAAGAATCATGCGTCCCCCTAAGAAAGGCTCAGCTGCTCAGAGACCACGCAACAGAACTCTTACTTCTGTCCATGAAGCTATGCTCGAGGATGTCGCTTACCCTGCTGAGATTGTAGGAAAGCGAACCAGATACCGTCTTGATGGCACCAAGATCACCAAG GTCTATTTGGACATTAAGCAGAAGAACGACACTGAGTACAAGCTGGAGACAATGATTGGCGTGTACAGGAGACTTACAGGAAGAGATGTCGTTTTCGAGTACCCAACTGAAGCTTGA
- the LOC104744340 gene encoding putative Delta(7)-sterol-C5(6)-desaturase 2 isoform X1, with amino-acid sequence MAADHNPFVKETSFYNQMVLSHLLPASLWEPLPHFLQTWLRNYLAANMLYFISGFLWCFYIYYLKLNVYVPKDSVPTRKAMLLQIYVAMKAMPWYTLLPTVSEYMIEHGWTKCYSTLDHFNWFLCFLYIAIYLVLVEFGIYWVHKELHDIKFLYKHLHAIHHMYNKQNTLSPFAGLALHPLDGILQAVPHVIALFIVPIHLITHLSLLFIEAIWTTNIHDCIHGNIWPIMGAGYHTIHHTTYKHNYGHYTIWMDWMFGSLKDPL; translated from the exons ATGGCGGCAGATCATAACCCCTTCGTCAAGGAGACCTCTTTTTACAACCAAATGGTTCTGAGTCACCTTTTGCCGGCTAGTCTGTGGGAACCTTTACCACATTTCCTCCAGACATGGCTCCGGAATTACCTCGCCGCAAACATGCTCTACTTCATCTCCGGCTTCCTCTGGTGCTTCTACATCTATTATCTTAAACTCAACGTTTACGTTCCCAAag ATTCCGTTCCTACAAGAAAGGCTATGCTTTTGCAAATATATGTGGCAATGAAGGCTATGCCTTGGTACACTCTTCTTCCAACTGTCTCTGAGTATATGATCGAGCATGGTTGGACCAAATGTTACTCCACACTTGACCATTTCAACTggttcctctgtttcctctacATAGCTATCTATCTTGTTTTAGTTGAGTTTGGGATTTATTGGGTTCACAAAGAGCTTCATGAcattaaatttctctataagCATCTCCATGCGATCCATCATATGTACAACAAGCAAAACACACTCTCTCCATTTGCCG GGCTAGCATTGCATCCGTTGGATGGGATACTTCAAGCTGTACCGCACGTGATAGCGCTGTTTATAGTGCCGATTCATCTTATAACACATCTGAGTCTTTTGTTCATAGAAGCGATATGGACAACAAACATCCATGACTGCATCCACGGCAACATCTGGCCTATAATGGGTGCAGGATACCATACCATACACCACACGACGTACAAACATAACTATGGTCATTATACCATATGGATGGATTGGATGTTTGGCTCTCTTAAGGATCCTCTCTGA
- the LOC104744340 gene encoding putative Delta(7)-sterol-C5(6)-desaturase 2 isoform X2 translates to MLLQIYVAMKAMPWYTLLPTVSEYMIEHGWTKCYSTLDHFNWFLCFLYIAIYLVLVEFGIYWVHKELHDIKFLYKHLHAIHHMYNKQNTLSPFAGLALHPLDGILQAVPHVIALFIVPIHLITHLSLLFIEAIWTTNIHDCIHGNIWPIMGAGYHTIHHTTYKHNYGHYTIWMDWMFGSLKDPL, encoded by the exons ATGCTTTTGCAAATATATGTGGCAATGAAGGCTATGCCTTGGTACACTCTTCTTCCAACTGTCTCTGAGTATATGATCGAGCATGGTTGGACCAAATGTTACTCCACACTTGACCATTTCAACTggttcctctgtttcctctacATAGCTATCTATCTTGTTTTAGTTGAGTTTGGGATTTATTGGGTTCACAAAGAGCTTCATGAcattaaatttctctataagCATCTCCATGCGATCCATCATATGTACAACAAGCAAAACACACTCTCTCCATTTGCCG GGCTAGCATTGCATCCGTTGGATGGGATACTTCAAGCTGTACCGCACGTGATAGCGCTGTTTATAGTGCCGATTCATCTTATAACACATCTGAGTCTTTTGTTCATAGAAGCGATATGGACAACAAACATCCATGACTGCATCCACGGCAACATCTGGCCTATAATGGGTGCAGGATACCATACCATACACCACACGACGTACAAACATAACTATGGTCATTATACCATATGGATGGATTGGATGTTTGGCTCTCTTAAGGATCCTCTCTGA
- the LOC104744333 gene encoding LOB domain-containing protein 41-like has translation MRMSCNGCRVLRKGCSEDCSIRPCLSWIKSPEAQANATVFLAKFYGRAGLMNLINAGPDHLRPGIFRSLLHEACGRIVNPIYGSVGLLWSGNWQLCQDAVEGVMKGEPITEIATDAATIGQGPPLKSYDIRHNSKDDNSAAAAATGSTDLKQGKTRRAKRVAALEKQSESDGKSGGGEASHESSLSHQSEVVAGHEGESKESESNASEVLAFSPPAVQGSGEIKLDLTLGLEPVSREYDVVPVKKRRIGVFGTCQKESTCKTELVL, from the exons ATGCGGATGAGCTGTAACGGATGCAGAGTTCTTCGAAAAGGGTGTAGTGAGGATTGTAGTATAAGACCGTGTTTGTCTTGGATCAAATCGCCTGAAGCTCAAGCTAACGCTACCGTCTTCCTCGCCAAGTTCTATGGCCGTGCTGGACTCATGAACCTCATCAACGCCGGTCCCGATCACCTTCGTCCTG GGATATTCCGATCGTTGTTGCACGAAGCTTGTGGGAGGATTGTGAATCCTATCTATGGTTCAGTGGGGTTGTTATGGTCGGGAAATTGGCAGCTTTGTCAAGACGCCGTTGAGGGTGTCATGAAAGGGGAGCCGATCACTGAGATCGCCACAGACGCGGCGACGATAGGCCAAGGTCCGCCGCTTAAGAGCTACGACATCCGACATAACTCCAAAGATGACAACTCCGCCGCCGCTGCGGCTACTGGTTCTACCGATCTTAAACAAGGGAAAACTCGCCGGGCAAAGAGGGTCGCGGCCCTTGAGAAACAGTCGGAATCGGATGGAAAGTCCGGCGGCGGTGAGGCTAGTCACGAGTCATCGTTGAGTCATCAGTCTGAAGTAGTGGCTGGTCATGAAGGAGAGAGCAAGGAATCTGAGAGCAATGCCTCTGAGGTTTTGGCATTTTCGCCGCCGGCTGTTCAGGGATCCGGCGAGATTAAGCTTGACCTAACTCTAGGGCTTGAGCCGGTGTCACGTGAGTATGACGTGGTGCCtgtgaagaagagaaggatcgGCGTTTTTGGCACGTGTCAGAAGGAGAGCACGTGTAAGACTGAGCTTGTGCTCTAA
- the LOC104744338 gene encoding delta(7)-sterol-C5(6)-desaturase 1 isoform X2 encodes MKAMRLQMYVAMKSMPWYTLLPTVSEYMIEHGWTKCYSRLGEFGWILYFVYIAIYLVFVEFGIYWMHRELHDIKPLYKLLHATHHIYNKQNTLSPFAGLAFHPVDGILQAIPHVIALFIVPIHFTTHIGLLFIEAIWTANIHDCIHGNIWPIMGAGYHTIHHTTYKHNYGHYTIWMDWMFGSLKDPLLEEDDNKDSSKKAK; translated from the exons ATGAAGGCTATGCGTTTGCAAATGTATGTGGCAATGAAGTCTATGCCGTGGTACACTCTTCTTCCAACTGTCTCTGAGTATATGATCGAGCATGGTTGGACTAAATGCTACTCTAGACTAGGCGAATTCGGCTGGATCCTCTATTTTGTTTACATTGCCATCTATCTTGTTTTCGTTGAGTTTGGTATTTATTGGATGCACAGAGAGCTTCATGACATTAAGCCTCTTTATAAGCTTCTCCATGCCACCCATCATATCTACAACAAGCAAAATACACTCTCTCCTTTTGCCG gGCTTGCGTTTCACCCAGTAGACGGGATACTTCAGGCTATACCGCATGTGATAGCTCTGTTTATAGTGCCAATACATTTCACAACCCATATAGGTCTTTTGTTTATAGAAGCTATATGGACAGCGAACATCCATGACTGCATCCACGGAAACATCTGGCCTATAATGGGTGCAGGATACCATACGATACACCACACGACGTACAAGCATAACTATGGTCATTATACCATATGGATGGATTGGATGTTTGGCTCTCTTAAGGATCCTCTCttagaagaagatgacaacAAAGACAGCTCCAAGAAAGCAAAGTGA
- the LOC104744335 gene encoding mannose-6-phosphate isomerase 1, whose translation MEIVTVVKANGGCEADRRRLRRLRCSVKDYDWGKIGSDSLVYRVYAANSDVQIDPTRPYAELWMGTHESGPSYLEDADGSNGVTLRSWIAENPKSLGNRVLEKWGCDLPFLFKVLSVARALSIQAHPDKKLAKKMHKAHPNLYKDDNHKPEMALAYTQFEALCGFIPLQELKSVIRAIPEIEELVGSEEANQVFCISEHDEEKVKSVVRTIFTLLMSADPDTTKKIVFKLKRRLHMESQERQLTDKERLVLKLEKQYPNDIGVISAFFFNYVKLNPGEALYLGANEPHAYLFGECIEVMATSDNVVRAGLTSKPLDIQSLCSMLSYKLGYPEILKGSRIRPYITRYLPPFEEFEVDLCDLPSGASTVFPSVPGPSLLLVLQGEGRMSTEASADGISMGDVLFVPADTEIHLRSSSDLKLYRAGVNSRFLYSL comes from the exons ATGGAGATCGTAACTGTCGTTAAGGCTAATGGCGGTTGTGAAGCGGATCGACGACGGCTTCGCCGATTGAGATGCTCTGTTAAGGATTACGATTGGGGCAAAATTGGATCGGATTCACTCGTTTACAGGGTTTATGCAGCCAACTCAGATGTTCAGATCGATCCCACACGACCTTACGCTGAGCTTTGGATGGGGACTCACGAGTCTGGTCCGAGTTACTTGGAGGATGCTGATGGATCCAATGGCGTGACCCTCAGATCGTGGATTGccgaaaaccctaaatcactAGGTAATAGGGTTTTGGAGAAATGGGGTTGCGATCTCCCCTTCCTCTTCAAG GTGTTGTCGGTGGCAAGGGCTTTGTCGATTCAAGCACATCCTGATAAGAAATTAGCAAAGAAAATGCACAAAGCTCATCCTAATCTTTATAAAGACGACAATCACAAACCTGAAATGGCTTTGGCCTATACTCAATTCGAGGCTCTCTGTGGGTTTATTCCTCTTCAG GAGCTTAAGAGTGTCATTCGGGCTATTCCAGAGATTGAAGAACTTGTTGGGAGTGAAGAAGCAAACCAAGTGTTCTGTATCAGTGAACATGATGAGGAAAAAGTGAAATCTGTTGTCCGAACAATCTTCACCCTGCTAATGTCTGCAGATCCTGATACAACAAAGAAAATCGTATTCAAACTAAAACGTCGTCTGCATATGGAGAGTCAG GAACGCCAACTGACAGACAAGGAACGACTTGTTCTGAAGCTAGAGAAGCAATATCCAAATGATATTGGAGTCATATCCGCATTCTTCTTCAACTATGTGAAACTCAATCCCGGCGAAGCCTTGTACCTCGGTGCAAACGAGCCCCATGCATATTTATTCGGTGAGTGCATTGAGGTCATGGCGACTTCAGACAATGTAGTAAGAGCTGGCCTCACTTCCAAGCCTCTGGATATTCAATCACTCTGTTCCATGCTCTCATATAAACTG GGATATCCTGAAATTCTAAAGGGATCAAGGATTCGACCATACATCACAAGATACCTCCCGCCATTTGAAGAGTTTGAAGTTGATCTGTGTGATCTTCCCTCTGGAGCCTCCACGGTGTTTCCCTCTGTTCCAGGCCCTTCTCTTCTGCTTGTTCTCCAAGGTGAAGGAAGAATGTCTACAGAAGCTTCAGCAGATGGGATTTCAATGGGAGATGTTTTATTTGTGCCTGCAGATACCGAGATTCACTTGAGGTCTTCATCCGACTTGAAGTTGTACAGAGCAGGAGTGAACAGTAGGTTTTTGTATTCTCTATAG